The genomic DNA AATTCTCAGAGAAACCTTGCGAAGAGATTTACGTCGTCGGAGAAGGTGAGACGCTTCATACCATCGGAGATAAATGCGGTGACCCGTTTATAGTGGAGCGAAACCCTCATATCCATGATCCGGATGATGTCTTTCCCGGTCTTGTCCTCAAAATCGCACCTTATTACTTCTCCAGAAAATTGTAAGACATATaccaaagaacaaaaaggttttttttttttttttctcttttaattttgttttaagcaTACTTTTTCCTATGTACATATATACTAAAGGATTCCATAATAAATACAGAGTTttcaaagaaacagagcaaaaacagagtatttgTTTTAGGTATACAAAGTAAAGTAGTATGGATACGTTTCACGCTTTGAGTTGAAAAATtgatagtataaaataaaaattagttgctGAATTTATGCAATAACGAAACGCCAagtttcattcaaaaaaaaaaagtataacgaaACGCCAAGTTAGAAAAAAGACCAACTGACTTTGGACTACCGTAATTTTAAAAGAGTATCTTTGGTTATTTGATAAACTCTGATTTACGCCTAAGAAAAtcttgaataaataaaaaaggatatgaatttgatttatatatactgTACGAATATTTAATGATAATACTCTAACTAGGTAAACAAGTGCGGATAAAttgaattcaaataaaattattacgaataaaattattatttgagatctAAGATtcgtttgtataaaacaaaatatgtaactaatttttattattatttaaatttgtgactattttatgtaaaaatacattttacccgtgaaatatttgaatgtaGAAAAGAATCTTAACGTGGTGGAAAAATTTGTATgaactttattttaataaaatatgaataattatcattttaaaaaaataatttgttgttttaaaaaaaatagtaatatagtttcaaattaaatgggtacaaatagttttaatttatgtaatgaatTTTGACATAAATCTATAGTGACATAGAtgtaattagtataattaataaaagttatttgctaaaatatgcttcgagctctctggcgacgacacatcagcattttttcAAGAAtgcttcttttttaatttatagggGATTGACCAAGAACGGAAGAGTAGCATAAATTAACAAGAAGAGAGCTCCAATTGATAAAACTAAGTTGTGTACGAGCTGTATCCTGTATGTACATCTTTTAAAGGGTTTAAACAAAAACTCGATGAAAAGTTTCTCAAATCCATGCCCATTCGCAATCCATAATCAGCTGAACGGCGATTACTTTCGAGCCCCGTAAGCCACATTTACTTGTGATGTGGATCGTACTTAGTTATGGCGTATAAACCCTGAACTAACATGTTTCCAAATTCCTAGTTTTTAAGATTCAACATGCGCATTCCCTCTCTTGATACATTAATTGGGATTTACggtaaatttacaaaattatcttTCTTAGTAGTCAATAGAGTCAAGCTTTCGAAATTTgcaataaatacataattacCAAAACTATCTCCaactataatttttgtttttttttttttttcctacgtTTTGCAATAAATTAGTTTGCAGAAACTAATAAACTACACATCTAGACTAATTATGTCGTCATCTCCAAAAACCACTGCTTCTaatttcaaatacaaaatttccaattaaaagtttttaaaaacagtATTACTGCGCATGTCGACATTATTCAcaaaaaattacacaaattcCATATCTTTAGGGTCAAAGGAAAATTCAATATCTCTAAAACCCTCTGTAAACGAGAATCTCTTATATATAAGCAACGCGAATTGTTCACTGTTACAAACTCACGATCAAAGCCatcaaggaagaaaaagaaaaaaccaaaaccctaacttttttcAAAAGCCAACGATGGGTAGATtccaaaaaaccctaatttctgcTTTCGTTCTCTACTTGGTTATTCTACCTCTTCTAGTCTCAGCTGCAGAGGAAGAAAACGAATGTGGCGGATCCAAAGGTGGTGACGACTCTGCTGCGGCAAAAGCATCAGTTCGTAATTACAAGATCATAGCTTTTTTCTCAATCCTATTTGCCGGAATAATTGGCGTCTGTTTACCTATTTTTGGCCTCAAGTCAGAGAGCGATTTCTTCATGTATGTGAAAGCATTCGCCGCGGGTGTAATCCTAGCCACCGGTTTTGTCCACATTCTTCCTGATGCTACCGAGAGTCTCACTAGTCCGTGCCTTGGAGAAGAGCCACCGTGGGGTGATTTTCCGATGACGGGGCTTGTTGCTATGTCTGCTGCGATCTTGACAATGTTGATTGAGTCCTTTGCTTCAGGTTATTTCAACAGATCTCGGTTGGAGAATGAGGGTAAGACTTTGCCGGTGAGTACAGGCGGGGATATGGAGGAACATTCTCATGCTGCCTCTGCTCATACTCATGCCTCACAAGGACATTCACATGGCTCTCTTCTTGTTCCCCTTGATGATCACACTAATATGAGGAAAAAGATTGTAACTCAAGTAAGTAAAAGGACAAAcccaaaccttttttttcttctgttataATTAAATTCTTGaatatgttttagaaaatcTGTTTTAGTATTGACTCTGTTTTTCATATGGTGATAGATATTGGAATTAGGTATTGTGGTTCACTCAGTGATAATAGGAGTATCTCTGGGAGTATCTCCAAGTGAAAGCACAATAAAGCCTCTCATAGCTGCAATTACCTTCCATCAATTGTTTGAAGGTTTTGGTCTTGGTGGTTGCATCTCTGAGGTAAtcttaaattcatttttttttttactttcatatGATTATATCAGCTGAGGAGATAAAACTTACACATTTCTGTGTATGCAGGCAAAGTTTGAAGCAAAGAAAATTTGGGttatgttgttgttcttctcaCTCACGGCACCAGTAGGGATCGGAATTGGTATTGGAGTGTCAGAGATTTACAATGAGAATAGTCCAATGGCCCTAAAAGTGTCTGGTTTTCTTAACGCTGCAGCTGCTGGAATCTTGATTTACATGGCCCTTGTTGATTTGGTAGCTCCACTTTTCATGAACCACAAAGCTCAGAGTAGTATGAAGATACAAGTATTTTGTAGCTTATCTCTTGTTGTTGGTGCTGGTTTGATGTCGCTTATAGCTTTGTGGGCTTGAATAAGTTttagtgtgtgtttttttcagtattttttcagattttgtaGAACAAAGAAATAGTATTTggatttttgattaaaaactcAGTCAATTCGTGGCAAGATACTATCAGCTCTTGACTAAGTTATGAGGTTagaatgtaaataaataaaatcctaaGTCTAATGGTGCCTCATAAAGTAGAGCGAAACTTTGACCATTTTGTGGGACAACAGCAAATGACTCCCCAACCTGCAAAAACTGgaagtaagaaagagatttgtCAACAAGCTACTCAAAAATTGGATAATTTGTAATGAATATGactctcacaagtcacaactttGGCTCTTCATAAAAGCATAAACCAAAAAGAGATCAAATTCTCATCAAAACGATCCGTTTTCANNNNNNNNNNNNNNNNNNNNNNNNNNNNNNNNNNNNNNNNNNNNNNNNNNNNNNNNNNNNNNNNNNNNNNNNNNNNNNNNNNNNNNNNNNNNNNNNNNNNNNNNNNNNNNNNNNNNNNNNNNNNNNNNNNNNNNNNNNNNNNNNNNNNNNNNNNNNNNNNNNNNNNNNNNNNNNNNNNNNNNNNNNNNNNNNNNNNNNNNNNNNNNNNNNNNNNNNNNNNNNNNNNNNNNNNNNNNNNNNNNNNNNNNNNNNNNNNNNNNNNNNNNNNNNNNNNNNNNNNNNNNNNNNNNNNNNNNNNNNNNNNNNNNNNNNNNNNNNNNNNNNNNNNNNNNNNNNNNNNNNNNNNNNNNNNNNNNNNNNNNNNNNNNNNNNNNNNTTACCTTCCATCAATTGTTTGAAGGTTTTGGTCTTGGTGGTTGCATCTCTGAGGTAAtcttaaattcatttttttttttactttcatatGATTATATCAGCTGAGGAGATAAAACTTACACATTTCTGTGTATGCAGGCAAAGTTTGAAGCAAAGAAAATTTGGGttatgttgttgttcttctcaCTCACGGCACCAGTAGGGATCGGAATTGGTATTGGAGTGTCAGAGATTTACAATGAGAATAGTCCAATGGCCCTAAAAGTGTCTGGTTTTCTTAACGCTGCAGCTGCTGGAATCTTGATTTACATGGCCCTTGTTGATTTGGTAGCTCCACTTTTCATGAACCACAAAGCTCAGAGTAGTATGAAGATACAAGTATTTTGTAGCTTATCTCTTGTTGTTGGTGCTGGTTTGATGTCGCTTATAGCTTTGTGGGCTTGAATAAGTTttagtgtgtgtttttttcagtattttttcagattttgtaGAACAAAGAAATAGTATTTggatttttgattaaaaactcAGTCAATTCGTGGCAAGATACTATCAGCTCTTGACTAAGTTATGAGGTTagaatgtaaataaataaaatcctaaGTCTAATGGTGCCTCATAAAGTAGAGCGAAACTTTGACCATTTTGTGGGACAACAGCAAATGACTCCCCAACCTGCAAAAACTGgaagtaagaaagagatttgtCAACAAGCTACTCAAAAATTGGATAATTTGTAATGAATATGactctcacaagtcacaactttGGCTCTTCATAAAAGCATAAACCAAAAAGAGATCAAATTCTCATCAAAACGATCCGTTTTCATCTTCTGGATATTCATGGAATAACCCCTTCATACAGGATATGccattttacaagtttttattCCAATTCTTCCACTTCCGTAATCACCAGTATACATTTTAAATATCTTgagacaaccaaaaaaaaagcctagattcttttatttttcgttATGAAAATATCATGCTAGCATATCCTGTAAAATGCTTCGTTAGTAGAGACATGCCTTTGAACTTGGGTGGGTAAAAAACATATTTGGTTGATTTCTTCCACTTCCATAAGCAGTCTACatactcttttaattatattgagACAATAAAAGGACTAGATTCGTTGCTTTTTCATGGAA from Camelina sativa cultivar DH55 chromosome 2, Cs, whole genome shotgun sequence includes the following:
- the LOC104739594 gene encoding uncharacterized protein LOC104739594, with translation MRGSRTGSSDMSAWCSAVVLLSLILLLSVRENNASNSIRGSQFSEKPCEEIYVVGEGETLHTIGDKCGDPFIVERNPHIHDPDDVFPGLVLKIAPYYFSRKL
- the LOC104739601 gene encoding probable zinc transporter 12, yielding MGRFQKTLISAFVLYLVILPLLVSAAEEENECGGSKGGDDSAAAKASVRNYKIIAFFSILFAGIIGVCLPIFGLKSESDFFMYVKAFAAGVILATGFVHILPDATESLTSPCLGEEPPWGDFPMTGLVAMSAAILTMLIESFASGYFNRSRLENEGKTLPVSTGGDMEEHSHAASAHTHASQGHSHGSLLVPLDDHTNMRKKIVTQILELGIVVHSVIIGVSLGVSPSESTIKPLIAAITFHQLFEGFGLGGCISEAKFEAKKIWVMLLFFSLTAPVGIGIGIGVSEIYNENSPMALKVSGFLNAAAAGILIYMALVDLVAPLFMNHKAQSSMKIQVFCSLSLVVGAGLMSLIALWA